Proteins found in one Poecilia reticulata strain Guanapo linkage group LG15, Guppy_female_1.0+MT, whole genome shotgun sequence genomic segment:
- the gfral gene encoding GDNF family receptor alpha-like, producing the protein MDSECCIFASVLGPQVEAVINVLHHVDSVGGESLLQLELHGEEQFRDRSDSVVTAANMQWMHLDVGLVLGIIFMQISSFSFSSPASGILDSVETCMSHLCSCERTLVAANCEDDRCQIKGSENCNLTIRAALDHFPSLQGCVCTWEEELCDSIQALVTQCLQKPGIQQGKITPTDWKSSNLADNDVLLAVREGSGSCVDRIGLCVSESVCNRHLTPVLQACMADQCDGERCRREIQQFYGGMPQQSAEMLVMCECDDSDQSCLLMKSGLQSGACGVETRICQERVTQCVQDSNCRHLLKTFQEKCWNHEEILCSERNLQENDCFTLKDPSLMLGANSECRKAFLATLGTVLHHPCTCKGVHSSHLWMCNVILEVFHNRLHFMKLVKSSSDPSKPPEINESEQGHMWSYGYVLYAFSALFLAGVVIISPLVFLSKMRLKRRDQMKLKHQKKVNHDIL; encoded by the exons ATGGATTCAGAATGTTGCATCTTTGCGTCTGTTTTGGGACCACAAGTAGAGGCTGTAATAAATGTGTTGCATCATGTTGACTCTGTGGGTGGTGAATCACTGCTTCAGCTGGAACTCCACGGAGAGGAGCAGTTCAGGGACAGATCAGACTCAGTCGTCACAGCAGCCAACATGCAGTGGATGCATCTGGATGTTGGACTTGTTCTTG GaattatttttatgcagatATCCAGTTTCAGCTTCTCATCTCCAGCTTCTGGGATTTTGGATTCAGTGGAGACCTGCATGTCACACTTATGCAGCTGCGAGAGGACACTTGTCGCTGCCAACTGTGAGG ATGACAGGTGCCAAATAAAGGGTTCAGAGAACTGTAACTTGACCATCCGGGCTGCATTGGACCATTTTCCATCCCTGCAAGGATGTGTGTGTACATGGGAGGAGGAGCTCTGTGACTCCATACAAGCACTGGTCACACAATGCCTTCAAAAGCCAG GAATTCAGCAAGGGAAGATCACACCGACTGACTGGAAATCAAGTAATTTAGCAGACAATG ATGTGCTTCTTGCAGTGCGTGAAGGCTCTGGATCCTGTGTGGACCGCATTGGTCTTTGTGTGAGTGAGTCCGTTTGCAACAGGCACCTCACACCTGTTCTTCAAGCGTGCATGGCTGATCAGTGCGACGGCGAAAGGTGTCGGCGGGAAATTCAACAGTTCTACGGAGGCATGCCTCAACAGTCTGCCGAGATGCTGGTGATGTGCGAGTGTGACGACTCAGATCAAAGCTGTTTGCTCATGAAGTCCGGTCTGCAGAGCGGGGCTTGTGGAGTTGAGACAAGGATCTGCCAAGAAAGGGTCACTCAGTGTGTCCAAGACAGCAACTGCAG GCACCTCTTGAAAACATTCCAAGAGAAATGTTGGAACCATGAAGAAATCCTATGCAGTGAAAGAAATCTCCAAGAAAATGACTGTTTTACATTAAAGGATCCATCTCTTATGCTTGGTGCAAATTCTGAATGTAGAAAGGCTTTCTTAGCCACTTTGGGTACAGTGCTTCATCATCCTTGCACGTGCAAAGGAGTGCACAGCAGTCATCTATGGATGTGCAACGTGATTCTTGAAGTATTTCACAACAGACTACACTTCA tgaaactgGTGAAAAGCAGCAGCGACCCTTCCAAACCACCTGAAATCAACGAATCTGAGCAGGGTCACATGTGGTCATATG gttacgTCTTGTATGCTTTTTCAGCTCTCTTCCTTGCTGGAGTTGTCATAATATCACCTCTGGTTTTTCTCAGTAAGATGCG GTTGAAAAGGAGAGATCAGATGAAACTTAAACATCAAAAGAAGGTGAATCATGACATTTTATAA